One Carassius carassius chromosome 28, fCarCar2.1, whole genome shotgun sequence genomic window carries:
- the LOC132107696 gene encoding nuclear mitotic apparatus protein 1-like isoform X2 produces MKFNMKKARPLLAWMNTLFPEKHGWEFVPKRDGLRLLKICFKLRGSENTEDFKTLSLYKKVEIIFSVLHDDFHLTKRQSSLILQRISGGIDLELQLAKVALLLCYCTFKKGILLPMDSDVESDLTSMFRFVKEDADGLCLEEGLDQFLAQDSFMNVVNSSSGSISSSLLYSDDESPIINRSQRPPRVQFQDLCTVASSSDGSPVQDVMSTPHFQLKKLRKELAHEGDVRDELEKELTNQICIISEKEGVISQLQHRVERMLREQGELEKDHKAALLELQEKNESLLHRVHEVLKQCQDLKTDNSQKERKIDELTEENGSLTAQVRNVFAQLERAEEEVAKLTLAHESAQTEWKSRKEFLEKELNEAVTHKESLSEQVQILQGKISVLEDELQRAQSQEKGEVLGPIMEWEKLKWELADLTLKLAQLQDTISRLEKEKAEVEALLAEERGSFEKETKRLQMVVFDLEQSINSIRLERETLQEALRTQKEMLTTQISALESDVSRLQQVEVELTAEIKTSADLRQQREELEGKVASLDKMVHALHAEIQGLEVERASQQDALNALFVDLQSARAKIQDHEKKLEEHQKVVQENESLKKEACILQQGLDEHLQSIGDLQEQINILRQEKTEEENKVSQASTKIKSLQTQILDLSQQISLKDEEIRNLRSEYDNVGHELRLVKEQNIEINEMIKSNRKEHEDTVRKLQQELDSASSLASEKQEEMLVLSVEVTTLKEQVCRYSKNEVKKQQELSVLEAQHNVLKENMTSIQNQLAEVTATASQKESELLLLQQELCHQETLRGKSQELEKARREELEMTVSELQATILEVTSIVSEREACLSSLQDEMKDQQLRAKQCEDDLRNELMEKIGNLQKLLNTANHDAADKDHLLQSLNQKLKQVELLCQQKEKDVTEMHQAKEEWEMRITEQKQQLNECQQKQEIPVLQADYNVLKENLSALQSQLVEVTNTASRKESELILLQQELSHQVTLREKALEIEAVKGEEFAKKLSELQAKIVEVSTLASQREAQVISLQNEMKDQQLCAKQSEDDLRRELEQKVGTLQGELDTVNRCVVDKDKLLGSLDQKLKEMEGLFHQKEKDVLEMHQAKEELEKRIVELNVETQQLSECQQNLEILSKERDHLSTEVIYLKEEICGYQDTKVQKQQVISVLEVERNTLKENMAVLEKKLVEETTAASHKHSELHQQESLREKVQELETAKREELEITVNELQAKILEFSTLASEKACVNSPQDQLNAKQSEDDIRKVLEEKVESLQGQLETASRDVSDKDQLLKTLDQKLKQMDLLCQRKEKDVHQLKEDLEKNIGELVVEKHQLVECQQNLETVRKERDNLSTEVTSLKDEIRHYQEKEVQKQQEISVLEVERNTLKENLATFKTQVAELTTTASQKESELLLLRKEKEKSQKLEKDVRELQAKILQASTLASEREAQLNSLKDEINDKQLRDKQSEDELRRVLEEKIATLQKQLETSSCDFLDKDHLLQSLDQKLKQAELLCQQKKKEVLEIQHSKEDLEKKIGEELDERQQKLEEFQQDLEIMRRERDNLSTQVTSLKDEIQSYQENEVQKISVLEEENQELLEQLKTKSEVVEHYKAQVEKAMNHYNSKKQLLVEAQELNKTLEHLLEASKSEVKVLETKLTQARMELDQASTKEKNLSTKVKSLEAQVDFADRQLREQKMMTNDKENMRHRDSLYTRVQEKQQDISTDSLEFEPNDSLNANSCSSILGESSTPLVRSSERLAAKRRALGTESLETLYFTPMSQQDNKCKGYQNNDFEHKLESSITSIGDLVVDSAKKPTASARRHRTTQAINITMAKKTSGCGEGEESFYSLHSAQSQPNLAGQHSRPFSMDLSEENAAATLSRADTLQRLPGYRRSTVHNAGLPGATSTFFIGAENEPEHAAEDWMRIAELQWRNQSCLPHLKSSYPLESRPSLGPSFTITDEDLRMGDPSETIRRASMMPGQIQESLNNRRFSLVPSSSQSSANSRPQRASMLPGQIQSSTAAHRAPKTSSNLRASENKRSPLAPKRPGSQLQAPDTPEMKKLTSCFPRPLTPKSMFGSSHNRPPKSPAERRQSVMFTVVNTPKNSGRGDSRLQRGLNKLRNSARKSPAVASRALHSAAGAKSPLRKSPRNKSPKSSNAKKETQ; encoded by the exons ATGAAGTTTAATATGAAAAAGGCGAGACCGCTCTTGGCATGG ATGAACACCCTGTTTCCAGAGAAGCATGGCTGGGAGTTCGTTCCCAAGAGAGATGGGCTTCGGCTCCTGAAGATCTGCTTCAAACT AAGGGGATCCGAGAACACTGAGGATTTTAAGACTTTATCACTTTACAAAAAAGTGGAGATCATTTTCAGTGTCTTGCATG ATGATTTTCACCTCACCAAAAGACAGAGTTCCCTCATCTTACAGAGGATCAGTGGAGGGATTGACCTGGAGCTTCAGCTTGCTAAG GTGGCGCTTTTGCTTTGTTACTGCACTTTTAAGAAGGGCATTCTGCTCCCAATGGATTCAGATGTAGAG tcggACCTTACATCCATGTTTCGTTTTGTAAAAGAGGATGCTGATGGTCTGTGTTTAGAGGAAGGCCTAGATCAGTTTCTAGCCCAAGACT CTTTTATGAACGTTGTGAACTCTAGCAGTGGAAGCATTAGCAGCTCACTGTTATACTCAGATGACGAGTCTCCGATCATAAACCGGTCCCAACGGCCTCCCAGAGTTCAGTTTCAAGACCTTTGTACAGTGGCTTCCAGCTCGGAcgg CTCTCCAGTGCAGGATGTTATGAGCACGCCGCATTTCCAGCTGAAGAAACTCCGGAAAGAATTGGCACATGAGGGAGACGTGAGAGACGAGCTGGAGAAAGAATTGACCAATCAGATCTGCATCATCTCAGAGAAGG AGGGTGTGATTTCACAGTTACAGCACAGGGTGGAGCGAATGCTGCGGGAACAAGGAGAGCTGGAGAAGGACCATAAAGCTGCACTTCTGGAGCTCCAGGAGAAGAACGAGAG TCTTCTTCACAGAGTGCATGAGGTTCTAAAGCAATGCCAAGACTTAAAAACAGACAACTCccaaaaagagagaaagattgATGAACTGACAGAGGAGAATGGATCACTTACTGCACAG GTGCGCAATGTCTTCGCTCAGCTGGAAAGAGCAGAAGAGGAAGTTGCTAAACTCACACTGGCTCACGAATCTGCACAGACTGAGTGGAAGAGCAGAAAAGAGTTTCTGGAGAAGGAGCTAAATGAGGCCGTCACACACAAG GAGAGTCTGAGTGAGCAGGTTCAGATACTTCAGGGAAAGATCTCCGTTCTGGAAGATGAACTACAGAGAGCTCAATCTCAAGAGAAAGGAGAGGTTTTGGGGCCCATCATGGAG TGGGAGAAGCTTAAATGGGAGTTGGCAGATCTGACTCTAAAACTCGCTCAGCTTCAGGATACGATTTCCCGTCTTGAGAAGGAGAAGGCAGAAGTTGAGGCTTTGTTGGCTGAGGAGAGAGGCTCTTTTGAAAAGGAAACCAAAAGACTCCAAATGGTGGTGTTCGATCTGGAGCAGTCCATCAATAGCATCCGTTTGGAGAGAGAAACACTGCAGGAGGCTTTACGTACACAGAAGGAAATGCTTACCACACAAATATCAGCTCTGGAAAGTGATGTTTCTCGCCTACAACAGGTGGAAGTGGAGTTGACAGCAGAGATAAAAACCTCTGCAGACCTTCGCCAACAGAGAGAGGAGCTGGAAGGGAAGGTAGCCTCTTTAGATAAGATGGTTCATGCTTTGCATGCTGAGATCCAGGGTTTGGAAGTGGAAAGGGCATCACAGCAGGATGCTCTGAATGCCCTTTTTGTTGACTTGCAAAGTGCAAGAGCCAAAATTCAAGATCATGAGAAGAAGCTGGAAGAGCATCAGAAAGTGGTGCAAGAAAATGAATCTCTGAAAAAGGAAGCATGCATATTGCAGCAAGGTCTTGATGAGCATCTGCAGTCCATTGGAGACCTTCAGGAGCAAATAAATATTCTCAGACAGGAGAAAACAGAGGAGGAGAACAAAGTTAGTCAGGCTTCGACCAAAATCAAGAGCCTCCAAACACAAATTCTGGATCTGTCCCAACAGATTTCCCTAAAAGATGAAGAAATCAGAAATCTGAGGAGCGAGTATGACAATGTAGGGCACGAGCTGAGGCTTGTTAAGgaacaaaatattgaaataaatgaaatgataaaatcaAATCGCAAAGAGCATGAGGACACAGTTAGGAAACTTCAGCAAGAGCTTGACTCTGCTTCTTCACTTGCTTCAGAAAAACAAGAAGAAATGCTGGTTTTGTCAGTGGAGGTAACAACTCTTAAAGAGCAGGTCTGTCGTTACAGTAAAAATGAAGTGAAGAAACAGCAAGAATTGTCTGTTTTAGAGGCTCAACACAATGTGTTGAAGGAAAACATGACTTCTATTCAGAACCAGTTGGCTGAGGTGACAGCTACAGCTTCACAGAAGGAATCTGAACTCCTCTTGCTTCAACAGGAGCTGTGTCATCAAGAAACCCTGAGAGGAAAATCTCAGGAGCTTGAGAAAGCCAGACGTGAGGAGCTTGAGATGACTGTGAGTGAACTTCAGGCCACAATCCTAGAGGTAACCTCTATTGTCTCAGAGAGAGAAGCTTGTCTGAGTTCTCTTCAAGATGAGATGAAAGATCAACAATTGAGGGCCAAGCAGTGTGAAGATGATCTACGTAATGAGCTGATGGAGAAGATTGGAAATCTACAAAAACTACTAAATACTGCCAATCATGATGCTGCAGACAAAGACCATCTTCTGCAGTCTTTAAATCAGAAGCTGAAGCAGGTGGAATTGCTGTGCCAACAAAAAGAGAAAGATGTTACTGAGATGCACCAAGCAAAGGAAGAATGGGAAATGAGGATTACTGAGCAGAAACAACAACTGAATGAATGCCAGCAGAAACAAGAAATTCCTGTGTTACAGGCTGATTACAATGTTTTGAAGGAAAACTTGTCTGCTCTTCAGAGCCAGTTGGTGGAGGTGACGAATACAGCTTCCCGAAAGGAATCTGAGCTCATCTTGCTTCAACAGGAGCTTTCCCATCAAGTGACCCTAAGAGAAAAAGCTCTGGAGATTGAGGCAGTCAAGGGTGAAGAGTTTGCGAAAAAGTTGAGTGAGCTTCAGGCCAAAATTGTAGAGGTCTCCACTCTTGCCTCTCAGAGAGAGGCTCAAGTAATTTCCCTTCAAAATGAGATGAAGGATCAACAATTGTGTGCCAAACAGTCTGAGGATGATCTTCGCAGAGAATTGGAGCAGAAGGTTGGCACACTACAAGGAGAACTGGATACAGTCAATCGTTGTGTTGTGGATAAAGACAAACTGCTGGGCTCTTTGGATCAAAAGCTCAAAGAGATGGAAGGGCTTTTCCATCAAAAAGAGAAAGATGTCCTTGAAATGCATCAGGCAAAGGAGGAACTGGAGAAGAGGATCGTTGAGCTAAATGTTGAGACGCAACAGCTTTCTGAGTGCCAGCAGAATCTGGAAATATTAAGCAAGGAAAGAGACCACTTGTCAACTGAAGTGATTTATCTTAAAGAGGAAATTTGTGGCTACCAGGACACTAAAGTGCAGAAGCAACAGGTGATATCCGTTTTAGAAGTTGAACGCAACACGTTAAAGGAGAACATGGCTGTCCTTGAGAAGAAGTTGGTGGAGGAAACAACTGCAGCTTCACATAAACATTCTGAACTTCACCAGCAAGAGAGCCTTAGAGAAAAGGTACAGGAGCTTGAGACTGCCAAGCGTGAGGAACTTGAGATAACGGTTAATGAACTTCAAGCTAAAATCCTAGAGTTCTCCACACTAGCCTCTGAGAAGGCTTGTGTTAATTCTCCTCAAGATCAGTTGAATGCTAAACAGTCTGAAGATGATATCCGTAAAGTGTTAGAAGAGAAAGTTGAATCCCTTCAGGGACAACTGGAAACTGCCAGTCGAGACGTCTCCGACAAAGACCAGCTTCTGAAGACTTTAGATCAGAAGCTGAAGCAAATGGATCTGCTGTGCCAGCGAAAGGAGAAAGATGTCCATCAGCTGAAGGAGGACTTGGAGAAGAATATTGGCGAGCTTGTTGTTGAGAAACATCAGCTGGTAGAGTGCCAGCAGAATTTGGAAACTGTGAGAAAGGAAAGAGACAACCTGTCAACTGAAGTAACCTCACTCAAAGATGAAATCCGACATTATCAGGAAAAAGAAGTGCAGAAGCAACAGGAGATTTCTGTTTTAGAGGTTGAACGTAACACACTAAAGGAGAACCTGGCTACTTTCAAGACACAAGTGGCAGAGTTGACAACTACAGCTTCTCAGAAGGAATCTGAGCTTCTGTTGCTtcgaaaagaaaaagaaaagtctcAGAAGCTTGAGAAAGATGTAAGAGAACTTCAAGCTAAAATACTACAGGCCTCCACTCTTGCCTCCGAGAGGGAAGCTCAATTAAATTCTCTTAAAGATGAAATAAATGATAAGCAGTTAAGGGACAAACAGTCTGAAGATGAACTCCGCAGAGTGCTTGAAGAAAAGATTGCAACCCTACAGAAACAACTAGAAACTTCCAGTTGTGATTTCTTAGACAAAGACCATCTTTTGCAATCCTTGGATCAGAAGCTGAAACAAGCGGAACTGCTCTGCcaacaaaagaagaaagaagtCCTTGAGATCCAACACTCAAAGGAAGACCTGGAGAAGAAGATTGGTGAGGAACTTGATGAGAGACAACAAAAACTGGAGGAGTTCCAGCAGGATTTAGAAATCATGAGAAGGGAAAGAGACAACCTATCAACACAAGTAACCTCTCTCAAAGATGAAATCCAAAGTTACCAAGAAAATGAAGTGCAGAAGATTTCTGTTTTAGAGGAGGAGAATCAGGAACTCCTGGAGCAGCTGAAGACAAAGTCAGAAGTGGTAGAGCACTACAAAGCACAG GTGGAGAAGGCCATGAATCACTACAACAGTAAAAAGCAACTGCTGGTGGAGGCTCAGGAGTTGAATAAAACTCTCGAGCATTTGTTGGAGGCCAGCAAGAGTGAAGTCAAAGTTCTGGAGACGAAACTGACACAGGCTCGTATGGAACTCGACCAGGCGAGCACCAAGGAGAAAAACCTGTCGACCAAAGTGAAAAGCTTGGAAGCACAA GTGGACTTTGCTGACAGGCAACTGCGAGAGCAGAAAATGATGACTAATGACAAAGAGAACATGAGACACCGAGACAGTCTGTACACCAGAGTCCAGGAGAAACAGCAGGACATCAGTACAGACAGCTTGGAGTTTGAGCCAAACGATTCCCTCAACGCTAACAG TTGTTCGTCAATACTGGGTGAATCCAGCACTCCACTGGTACGTAGTTCTGAGCGTTTGGCTGCTAAACGTCGTGCCTTGGGGACTGAATCCCTGGAGACTCTCTACTTCACACCTATGAGTCAACAAGACAACAAGTGTAAAGGGTACCAGAACAACGACTTTGAGCACAAACTAGAGTCCAGCATCACTTCCATTGGTGATCTTGTGGTTGACTCTGCAAAGAAGCCCACTGCTTCGGCTCGCAGGCATCGTACTACACAGGCTATCAACATCACCATGGCTAAG AAAACATCAGGATGTGGCGAAGGCGAGGAGTCATTTTATAGTCTGCACTCTGCCCAATCTCAGCCCAACTTGGCAGGCCAACATTCACGGCCGTTCTCCATGGACCTCTCAGAGGAAAATGCTGCAGCAACTTTATCAAGAGCAGACACCCTTCAGCGTCTGCCCGGTTATCGCAGAAGCACCGTGCACAACGCTGGCCTGCCAGGAG cCACCAGTACGTTCTTTATTGGAGCAGAGAATGAACCTGAACATGCTGCGGAGGACTGGATGCGCATCGCAGAACTACAGTGGCGAAACCAGTCCTGTCTGCCTCACCTGAAGAGCAGCTACCCGCTGGAGTCCAGG CCCAGTCTGGGACCCTCATTCACTATAACGGATGAGGACCTGCGAATGGGTGACCCAAGTGAGACGATCCGACGTGCGTCCATGATGCCAGGTCAGATCCAGGAGTCCCTGAACAATCGCCGCTTCTCCCTTGTGCCAAGTTCGAGCCAGAGCTCTGCCAACTCCAGGCCCCAGCGTGCATCCATGCTGCCGGGTCAGATCCAGTCCAGCACTGCTGCTCACCGGGCCCCTAAAACAAGCTCAAACCTACGTGCTTCAGAAAATAAACGCAGCCCGCTGGCTCCCAAACGCCCCGGCTCTCAACTACAAGCCCCAGACACGCCTGAG